A genomic stretch from Nodosilinea sp. PGN35 includes:
- the rplQ gene encoding 50S ribosomal protein L17 — translation MRHQCRVHLLGKPADQRKALLRSLTTELIRHGRITTTKVRAKAVREEAERMITLAKDGSLPARRQAMGYIYDKQLVHALFSQASERYGSRNGGYTRIVKTVRRRGDNSEMAIIELT, via the coding sequence ATGCGCCACCAGTGTCGCGTTCATCTACTCGGGAAGCCCGCAGACCAGCGCAAGGCCCTGCTGCGTTCCCTGACTACAGAGCTGATTCGCCACGGCCGAATCACCACCACTAAGGTTCGCGCTAAGGCCGTGCGGGAAGAAGCCGAGCGGATGATTACCCTCGCCAAAGATGGCTCTCTACCGGCCCGTCGTCAGGCTATGGGATACATCTACGACAAACAGCTCGTCCATGCCCTGTTCAGCCAGGCGAGTGAGCGCTACGGTAGCCGCAACGGTGGCTACACCCGCATCGTTAAAACGGTTCGCCGCCGGGGTGACAATTCCGAGATGGCCATCATTGAGTTGACCTAA